Proteins from a genomic interval of Rosa chinensis cultivar Old Blush chromosome 2, RchiOBHm-V2, whole genome shotgun sequence:
- the LOC112185683 gene encoding rRNA (cytosine-C(5))-methyltransferase NOP2C isoform X2, which translates to MKKKARDFFRRSISTFFTRPKITMETSHQHQHQQRYSYNPTLRWNPEVESYLSNAYGPAHFSRISKALTRPSCYSCIRVNTLKSTPDFVIEKLRGILEGVSICKCQVPGLEYLVFVKGSGPHSVDYGCDEDGNVKHPPKEVLVSRKCAEAVLRGAEVYVPGVLACSAHVEKGDEVAVSVSVEQPGAEGGWVVGITRGTILQGAETDPYHFERSGLYIGRGKAMMSRSGIFRAPEGIAVDFSDRVYDLPSFRGVLEGEIFLQNLPSIVTAHALDPQKGDRILDMCAAPGGKTTAIAILMKDEGEIVAADRSHNKVLDIQKLAAEMGLSCITTCRLDALKAVCSRNESDNITNHCCTEDSCDVTIQGSNLLKSEVEKIEVIATERLNAEKDFKKNANERIYISRADIRKDMRRKRNGPGRNQSVGGKAEKSKGFAPNSFDRVLLDAPCSALGLRPRLFAGEETVESLRKHAKYQRKMFDQAVQLVRPGGVLVYSTCTINPGENEAVVRYALDTYKFLSLASQNPRIGGPGLVGRFEFPDGYTEEWLRPGQEELVQRFDPSSPLDTIGFFIAKFIVGSKEADLEQSAT; encoded by the exons ATGAAGAAGAAAGCGAGGGACTTTTTCAGAAGAAGCATCAGCACCTTCTTCACCCGCCCCAAAATAACAATGGAGACTTcacaccaacaccaacaccaacagCGTTACAGTTACAACCCAACTCTGCGTTGGAATCCCGAGGTCGAATCCTACTTGTCCAACGCTTATGGACCCGCCCATTTCTCTCGCATCTCCAAGGCCTTAAC gCGGCCGTCTTGTTATTCTTGTATAAGAGTGAACACATTGAAGTCGACACCAGACTTCGTTATCGAGAAGTTGAGAGGGATTCTGGAAGGGGTTTCAATTTGCAAGTGTCAAGTTCCAGGTTTGGAGTACTTGGTGTTTGTGAAGGGCTCAGGTCCTCACTCAGTTGATTACGGGTGTGATGAGGATGGGAATGTGAAGCATCCTCCTAAGGAGGTGCTTGTGAGCCGGAAATGTGCCGAGGCGGTTCTTCGTGGCGCCGAG GTGTATGTTCCTGGTGTACTGGCTTGCAGTGCTCATGTTGAGAAGGGGGATGAGGTTGCGGTTTCGGTGTCGGTCGAGCAGCCCGGTGCTGAGGGTGGATGGGTGGTTGGGATCACTAGAGGGACTATTCTGCAAGGTGCTGAGACAG ATCCTTATCATTTTGAAAGGAGTGGGCTGTATATTGGCCGAGGTAAAGCAATGATGTCAAGGTCTGGGATTTTTCGTGCTCCTGAAGGAATTGCTGTGGATTTCAGTGACAGAGTATATGATCTGCCTTCGTTTCGTG GCGTGCTTGAGGGGGaaatatttcttcaaaatctgCCAAGCATTGTCACTGCTCATGCTCTAG ATCCTCAAAAAGGTGATCGCATACTAGACATGTGTGCTGCACCTGGAGGGAAAACAACTGCAATTGCAATTCTTATGAAGGATGAAGGGGAAATTGTTGCTGCTGATAGATCTCACAATAAG GTACTGGATATTCAGAAATTGGCTGCTGAAATGGGCCTTAGTTGTATTACCACTTGCAGACTTGATGCTCTGAAAGCTGTTTGTAGTCGTAATGAATCTGATAATATAACTAATCATTGCTGCACTGAGGATAGCTGTGATGTAACAATTCAAGGTTCCAACTTGTTGAAGTCAGAAGTAGAGAAAATTGAAGTGATTGCCACAGAAAGGTTGAATGCTGAAAAGGATTTTAAGAAAAATG CGAATGAGAGAATTTACATTAGCAGAGCTGACATCAGGAAGGATATGCGAAGGAAACGGAATGGTCCAGGAAGAAATCAGTCTGTGGGTGGTAAGGCTGAGAAGTCAAAAGGCTTTGCTCCCAACAGCTTTGATCGGGTTCTTCTAGATGCTCCCTGCTCTGCTCTTGGTTTAAGACCTCGACTATTTGCTGGAGAG GAAACAGTCGAATCCTTGAGAAAACATGCAAAGTATCAAAGGAAAATGTTTGATCAGGCTGTTCAGCTAGTTCGTCCGGGTGGAGTTCTTGTGTATTCAAC ATGTACAATAAATCCTGGAGAGAATGAAGCTGTGGTTCGATATGCTTTGGATACCTACAAATTCCTATCCTTGGCATCACAG AACCCCAGAATTGGAGGACCTGGTCTAGTTGGCCGTTTTGAATTCCCTGATGGATATACTGA GGAGTGGCTAAGACCTGGTCAGGAAGAACTCGTTCAGAGGTTCGATCCATCGTCTCCGCTTGATACAATCGGGTTTTTCATAGCCAAGTTTATAGTTGGATCAAAAGAGGCTGACTTGGAACAATCTGCAACTTGA
- the LOC112185683 gene encoding rRNA (cytosine-C(5))-methyltransferase NOP2C isoform X1, which produces MKKKARDFFRRSISTFFTRPKITMETSHQHQHQQRYSYNPTLRWNPEVESYLSNAYGPAHFSRISKALTRPSCYSCIRVNTLKSTPDFVIEKLRGILEGVSICKCQVPGLEYLVFVKGSGPHSVDYGCDEDGNVKHPPKEVLVSRKCAEAVLRGAEVYVPGVLACSAHVEKGDEVAVSVSVEQPGAEGGWVVGITRGTILQGAETDPYHFERSGLYIGRGKAMMSRSGIFRAPEGIAVDFSDRVYDLPSFRGVLEGEIFLQNLPSIVTAHALDPQKGDRILDMCAAPGGKTTAIAILMKDEGEIVAADRSHNKVLDIQKLAAEMGLSCITTCRLDALKAVCSRNESDNITNHCCTEDSCDVTIQGSNLLKSEVEKIEVIATERLNAEKDFKKNVTNEKANERIYISRADIRKDMRRKRNGPGRNQSVGGKAEKSKGFAPNSFDRVLLDAPCSALGLRPRLFAGEETVESLRKHAKYQRKMFDQAVQLVRPGGVLVYSTCTINPGENEAVVRYALDTYKFLSLASQNPRIGGPGLVGRFEFPDGYTEEWLRPGQEELVQRFDPSSPLDTIGFFIAKFIVGSKEADLEQSAT; this is translated from the exons ATGAAGAAGAAAGCGAGGGACTTTTTCAGAAGAAGCATCAGCACCTTCTTCACCCGCCCCAAAATAACAATGGAGACTTcacaccaacaccaacaccaacagCGTTACAGTTACAACCCAACTCTGCGTTGGAATCCCGAGGTCGAATCCTACTTGTCCAACGCTTATGGACCCGCCCATTTCTCTCGCATCTCCAAGGCCTTAAC gCGGCCGTCTTGTTATTCTTGTATAAGAGTGAACACATTGAAGTCGACACCAGACTTCGTTATCGAGAAGTTGAGAGGGATTCTGGAAGGGGTTTCAATTTGCAAGTGTCAAGTTCCAGGTTTGGAGTACTTGGTGTTTGTGAAGGGCTCAGGTCCTCACTCAGTTGATTACGGGTGTGATGAGGATGGGAATGTGAAGCATCCTCCTAAGGAGGTGCTTGTGAGCCGGAAATGTGCCGAGGCGGTTCTTCGTGGCGCCGAG GTGTATGTTCCTGGTGTACTGGCTTGCAGTGCTCATGTTGAGAAGGGGGATGAGGTTGCGGTTTCGGTGTCGGTCGAGCAGCCCGGTGCTGAGGGTGGATGGGTGGTTGGGATCACTAGAGGGACTATTCTGCAAGGTGCTGAGACAG ATCCTTATCATTTTGAAAGGAGTGGGCTGTATATTGGCCGAGGTAAAGCAATGATGTCAAGGTCTGGGATTTTTCGTGCTCCTGAAGGAATTGCTGTGGATTTCAGTGACAGAGTATATGATCTGCCTTCGTTTCGTG GCGTGCTTGAGGGGGaaatatttcttcaaaatctgCCAAGCATTGTCACTGCTCATGCTCTAG ATCCTCAAAAAGGTGATCGCATACTAGACATGTGTGCTGCACCTGGAGGGAAAACAACTGCAATTGCAATTCTTATGAAGGATGAAGGGGAAATTGTTGCTGCTGATAGATCTCACAATAAG GTACTGGATATTCAGAAATTGGCTGCTGAAATGGGCCTTAGTTGTATTACCACTTGCAGACTTGATGCTCTGAAAGCTGTTTGTAGTCGTAATGAATCTGATAATATAACTAATCATTGCTGCACTGAGGATAGCTGTGATGTAACAATTCAAGGTTCCAACTTGTTGAAGTCAGAAGTAGAGAAAATTGAAGTGATTGCCACAGAAAGGTTGAATGCTGAAAAGGATTTTAAGAAAAATG TTACCAATGAAAAAGCGAATGAGAGAATTTACATTAGCAGAGCTGACATCAGGAAGGATATGCGAAGGAAACGGAATGGTCCAGGAAGAAATCAGTCTGTGGGTGGTAAGGCTGAGAAGTCAAAAGGCTTTGCTCCCAACAGCTTTGATCGGGTTCTTCTAGATGCTCCCTGCTCTGCTCTTGGTTTAAGACCTCGACTATTTGCTGGAGAG GAAACAGTCGAATCCTTGAGAAAACATGCAAAGTATCAAAGGAAAATGTTTGATCAGGCTGTTCAGCTAGTTCGTCCGGGTGGAGTTCTTGTGTATTCAAC ATGTACAATAAATCCTGGAGAGAATGAAGCTGTGGTTCGATATGCTTTGGATACCTACAAATTCCTATCCTTGGCATCACAG AACCCCAGAATTGGAGGACCTGGTCTAGTTGGCCGTTTTGAATTCCCTGATGGATATACTGA GGAGTGGCTAAGACCTGGTCAGGAAGAACTCGTTCAGAGGTTCGATCCATCGTCTCCGCTTGATACAATCGGGTTTTTCATAGCCAAGTTTATAGTTGGATCAAAAGAGGCTGACTTGGAACAATCTGCAACTTGA